From the Pocillopora verrucosa isolate sample1 chromosome 11, ASM3666991v2, whole genome shotgun sequence genome, the window GATTACTCCAAAGAAATGCCACTGATCGTCCGCCAAAGTAAAATTAGTCTTAACTGCAAtatctttaattaaaaaatctacGTTATACTCGGTGAACGAGATAACTATAATTTCTTTTGACCTCCCAGGAACACTGTAGGTAAACAGCGTTCCTGATTTGTATTGCTTGCTTACTTGCACAAACATAGCAATAGTGAAATGTCGCATACTGGGAGTATCGCTGCCATCGGATAGTAAAACCATATCGTCTGCACTCTTTCGTCGGAAAACCAGGTCAAAGTTACTGCCAAGAACTGAAACAGAAGCGAAAAGAACAGATTATTTCGAAACAATTTAGAGACGCGAGACTTTTGTTAAAATGTCTAAAGTTTTGTTTCGTAAAAACGTGATACTTACATATGTCACAGTGGTCTCCTGAGTATGAGGGGTAACATTCACAGCTGTAGCCATTCACTTCGTCCATGCAATAAGCATTGGGCATACAAGGATTTGACGCACATTCATCTATGTCCACTTCACAGTGAGCTCCAGTAAAACCAACAGCACACGAGCAATTGACGCTACCTGCAACTTTGTCATTTTTACACGTTCCACCATGTTGACATGGTGATGATAAGCATAGGTCTAGTAGGTTTTCACAGTTTTCCCCATTGAACTGATCCGGGCATTGGCACCTGTAACCTGGTGTTAGATTCACGCAAGTTCCATTGTTAATACATGGATTAGATTCGCATTCATCGATTTCTGTTTCACAGAATGTCCCATTATACCCATCAGCGCACAGACACCAGTAACCAAGCGTAAGGTCCATGCAAGTGGCATTGTTTAAGCAGAAATTATTAACACAGTCATCGATGTTTTTCTCGCATAGCCTTCCTGTATACCCATCAGTACACGAACAGGTGAAATTGTTTATTGCATCATGACAAGTAGCATTATTAAAACATGGCTTTGTCAGACACTCGTCGATTTCTAACTCACAGTATCTGCCGTAGTAGCCGCTGCTGCAGTTACAAAGGAAACCTGTAAGTGAGTTAACGCAGTATCCATTTTGTGTGCAGTTTGCTTTTTTGCAGTGGTCGATGCGGTTTTCACAATTGGATCCGTTAAATCCTAGTGGACACTGACAGGAGTAGTTTTCCACACGATCTAGGCAGGTGCCATTGTTTTTACAGGGACTGGATGCACAATCATCGATGTTCTCTTCGCACTGTGCACCTGAAAATCCAGCGGAACAGACGCAAACAAAGCCAGCAATCTGTGCAGCaaataagaaaagaagaaaagaaatgttaggCACTCCATGTACTACAAAACTATTggaatttgctatttaaataaTTCAAAAAACCTTCACCTTTACGGTTAGAGTAGTCACCTTGATGAAGCTATAATTATGAAGGCAATAAATGTAGTGAGAGCAACTTAAGAAGGATCATCTAAGGGTATCCGTCTCCTCTAAACGTTTTGTCGTTTGAGGTAAACTTAGTTAACAAACAAACGGAGTCACCTGGTCATTACATTTCCCGCCGTGGTAGCAGGGGAAGGACGCGCACTCATCGATTTCCACATCGCAGTATTCACCGAAGAAGCCGGGTGCGCAGTCACAACTGTAGCTGTTTAATCCATCTCTACAGGTAGACCCATTACCACAAAAATTTACCGAACAATCGTCAACGTTGACATCACAGAGAGGTCCGCTGAATCCATCGATACAAACACAAGAGTAGTTGCCAACTTTGTCAATGCAAGTTGCATTATTTTGACAAGGAGAGCTGGCACACTCATCAATGTTTACGCTGCAGTTTTTGCCGGAGTAGCCTCGTTTGCACTTACATTGGTAATAATTTATCAAGTCCTTGCAGGTTCCATCATTCAAGCATGGGTTTTCCCGACAATCATCAACGTTTATTTCGCACTGGATACCGACAAAGCCTTCAGGACAGGCACATTTATAATCGTTAATGCCATCGATACAAGTGCTGTTGTTTAAGCAACTCGCTGTCTTGCATTCATCCACATTGATTTCACACTGTTGCCCCTCGAACCCGTCCtcacaaatacaaataaatgagGTGATATCATCCAAACATGATCCATTGTTGTAACAGGGCATGGTAACACAGAAATCGATATCTACGTCACAAGTTTTACCCGTGAAACCTTGAGAGCAAATGCAGCTGAAGTTGTTGACACCATCATAACAAGAGCCGTTGTTCAAGCAAGGGTTTAAAGCACAATCATCGATGTTATTCTCACAATTTACTCCATCAAATCCATCGCGGCAGTCACAGAAATAGCCATCAAGCTTGTCTACACATTTTGCTTGGTTTTTGCAAGGATCAGAGTTGCATTCATCAATTTCATGTTCACAGGCGTTTCCAGTGAAACCGTTTTGGCATATGCAGTAAAACTTATTCACTTGATCAAGACAAGTAGCATTGTTTTGACAATTTGCACTCAGGCAGTCGTCTATGTTATGTTCACACTTTGTTCCGTTTAAGCCCGGAGGACAAACACATTGATAACTGGCGATCCCATCAAGGCattttcctccattttgacAAGGGCTACTCGCACAGTCATCAATATTTTCGTCACAGTCTTTCCCTTCGTAACCCATCCGACAGATGCAATGATAATTGTTTATTTCGTCTCTGCAAGTCCCCCCATTCTTGCACGGAGATATGAAACACTCATCGATATCTATGTTGCACAGGGTTCCCATGTATCCAGGCTCACACTCGCAGTTGAATCCCCCAGGAAAGTTTATACAAGAGGCATTATTGGAACATGGTGAAAGAACACATTCATCAATATCGTTTTCACAATTAAAACCCTCAAAACCATACTTGCATGAACAAGTGTGGTTGTTTACAAGGTCATGACACGTGCCATTGTTGGCGCAAGGTTGGTTTTGACACTCGTCGATGTTGATCTCACACTGTTTTCCGGTGTAACCTGGTTGACATGAGCATTTGAAATTACCAATGAGGTCTATACATGTGGAGTTGTGGTTGCATGGGTTCGACTTGCACTCGTCAATTTCTATgtggaacaaaaaaaaggcagagaaaggtaaacaaactaactgaaaaaaaagagtaacTAATATGTGGAAAAAAACTAATCCCTCATATTATACCCATTGGAGTGacaagaatttaatttcttcttagAGATTTTCTCGCTAAAAATTATTGACCAGCGCTTTTTTTTCCAGCAGGCGTTTTTCAAGTATATAACATTACCTTGGTCGATTTTCAGGCAGGACCGCTTCATTTAAGCTTGCAGATGAGAGCTTCATTGATTTTAAAACGACACAAAACTTAAAATACTGCCCTGAGCATTGGAACATCATTATGGTTTCGTCTCAGATTTACATTGCATAGTCTTTATTAGAAAGCTTGAAGGTGTTGCCAACGATCAATAAAGTTACCTATGCAGTCCTGCTCTTTCATTGACCCGTGCTTCAAAGCTATAGTTGTTCCTGGGCATAAAGTACATGTGCGTCTCTCACTTCGTGGCTGGAATGATCGTCTGTCACACAAAGTACACGGGTGCAACCCGGTTGGAGAGAAGGAACCAGCAGGGCATGGAACTGAAAGTATTGATCAATAAATATTGAGAGTTTAACTTCGAAATAGGTCCTCGAGCATGCggataaaagaaaatcaatactTTTTTTGCTGTCTCATATTTTACTAAAATACTATCATAGGCCTAATTGTGATAAGCTTGAAAAGTAATTTCTATGCAAATTTGGTGGGGTGCTAAACTAATTATTCGAGTTCAAGATTGTTTATtcgtttcgttttcttttaaaaatatatccAATTTTGATCAgcatttttttatatattttgaaaGGTTAGTTGgtaacaaaatatgtttaattgAACATTTGGTACATATTTACATACTTCCACATTGTGAAGAGTTGTTGGAACCTGCGGAGGACGTTGTTTCATTGTCACCACATTTTGAACAGGTCTTCTGCCCCACCATTTCTTGATAGTATCCCTTCTCGCAAGCAATACAAGGCTCTAAGCCAGTTGGTGAATAAGAACCAGATTTGCAAAAACCTTGAAAGGTTTAAAAGGATCTATTATCAATCTCTGAAAAGCATGTGAGTGAGAAGTTTAGCTAGCAAAGCAGCAATTAGGCTTAGTTAAAGgaattgttttgaaagcaaCTTAAGAAATAGCTTAAAGTGGCCTTACGAGTTAAggaatttgtgaaaaaaatgtttctttttttgacgGGGTTGGGGGGGGAGGTTATCTTCTGTCAGTTTTTACACAGTTTTACGCCCAAACAAAATCATAGTTTTTTTCGCATGTTGGATTTTGAGATAATTCGCCCATGCTTCGCCCCCTTCTCTGATCGGAGTTAGTAATTTACAAATGAATAAACAGATTAATCACCTAAACAGCTGGATATGTTAAAAGATCTGATTTCAATCGTTGAGGTATTTGGTGGGCACGTAAAACACGTTTCCTGTGCATTTAAACCTTGGTACGTTCCAATTGGACAGTCATCACATTTTCCCGTATCCCTATTCAGGAATGTTCCAGCGGTACAGTTCACTAAAAAAACGAATAGAACAAAAAATTAGTGTTTGTGAAACACGACTTATCTACTTCATAGCATGCCATAGAGAAAAAAATAGCCAGTCAGAATATCAGAAATTGAAGCCGCTCTACATGTATATTCGTCGGCATTAcaatgccccccccccccccccccataatgCCTGTGATCTTATTCCGGACTAATTTGGCGAAACCATCAGTTTTCAGGTTTCTCTCACGAGTCTGGACATGATGATTATGTTTGCTAAGCATTCAGGATATTTGTCCTAATTTCCCATAGATAAACGGTAGGCAAATCGTAGACAAAAAGATGCAAGGTAATAGTTATTTAAATGGAATCTGCACATCTGCACATATATTAGAACACATCGATCGATCGCGTTGGCCATTTCATGAAGTATGCACACTTTCTCGCATTGTATCATCGGGTAATCCCTTTGTTATTTGTACTTTCTAGATGCACAAAATTACCTAACGGCACATGTGTTTCCAAAAAACGCAACTCACTCCGAGTATATCCGATTGTATACCACCAGGAAAGGCTGCACAACTAATTTATATAAGTTacttcaacaaaaatcaattaacTCAACCGggattcttcttttttttttaggttcatgaaaatgttaaatGCAATTTTGATTATTATGATTAGGCAGGAAATCCTCTCGAAGACAAAGTTTCTCTGAGAAATTATGTCAGCCTCGAGAAGGCGTCTCTGTGCAGATGCATAATTTCCAAGAACTTACAGCAATATGTCCCCTTTAACGTTTGGCCCTTCGAACAAAGAGGTTTTGGCTCCATGATTTCAAGTGACTGTTTATCAGGAAGTAACACAGTGCCATTGATGGTTAAAGTCAGACTGCCGTTATCCACCGCACGCTTCATCTCTTCGCCAATTTTCTTTGCGATCTTTAATCCTTCCTCTCCTACCTTTATCTTACTCTCTTTGGTGTCCTCCGTTTTAATTTTGTCGAGGCCAACTGAAAGAGtggaacaaagtaaaaaaaaataatgcttttGATGCGTTGTCGCCGCATGCTTGTGATAATATATACGCCAGTTCGAAGAGCCACTTAACTCCCAAAGTAAGGCTCCTAAGTAAGACGAGGCTCCAGACGCTTGTACATAGTAAAGCATCCCGGTTGGCCTGTAATATCATGGTGCTTTAATGGATGCTTGTAAGAGTGGCCATGACAAGGGGTTTTCAATCAAAGCCTGCTTCAAGCTTCACGTGTTAGACATTTTTATCGCGATGGGATGAAGATATAAAGATACAGGAGCGTTTAACTACATCAAGACTTGACTTCGTCTTTGGGCACATTAGGCAAATATATGCTCCTTAAACTTGCTTACAACCTCGCATGTGAGTctacaaaacattttcagcttACCAACAATCTCAAAAGTAATTTCTGTGAGCGGAATTGATCGTCGATGTCGGATCCGTGGAACATCCTCGTCTGAAATTttgagagatggtaagttttagGCTCGAtagagaaatagagaaagatgttgttttcgtcttgtcacaagcgtaggacaaagaaaaattctgggTCCACATGAgaaatcaaacctcagacctttggattccgcgctTGGCCGCAAAGGCTCTTTGGTGGGTAaggcccattacgaagttcatatatgacacgcgtcctgcatactgctagaatcagcaatgtcgatagcggcttgtttttaaataaaataagaacGATGGTAAGTTTTACGCTCGATGAAGAAAcggagaaaaatgttttttctttcctcttgtcaccagcgtggaacaaagaaaaaagatattgGTGTATTTCCTTCACGTTACACAAAGTTAATACCTTTTCTGTCGTTGAAGGAGTTACTGAGCGGGAGCAACATAAAGAGGGATAAATTTTAGAAACTCCCATAATTTTGACGAAAGTAGGGTAATGCTCGGGAAACCCATGTACAACGTGATGTAAGATTTCTTTGATTATGCTGTCTGGTCATATGTAATTTAGTTTTCAGTAAAACAATTGATGCCAAAAATAGTGATGATAAATAcgatattgttattattattatcactatttatgaaacaaaagttgtcAAATACTTCGTGGCTGGTATGACGCGCCATTTCGTCTCGGCCAAGAGACTCATCCAATTATTATCATTAGACTCATTATTTTCACCCTATCCTTGTAAGAGGTCCTGGTCCTTTCTCACTAATAGGGGCTTCACTGAATGCACGGCGGCGAGAGAGACATATTACCGGAATAAAATGAAACCGATCAAGCTTAGAGTACCTGCTGAACGTCTTCTTCTTGTGACGTTACCGCAAGTGACTACAACATTCTCTGCTTTGCATTTTTCTCTCAGCGCCTCGTCTTGACAAACTGTGCTAAAATAGGACTCGTTCAgaagcctgatgaaattttcttttatctgttGTTGGGCCTCAGGCGAACTGCAATCGCCGTAAAAATAGTGCAAAGAACCTCCCATTCTTGTCTCTCCCGTACGGTACACTTCTGCAAGgagtttttttcaagttcattagAATTAATATCTTTTCAATGTAATTTCTAAAGGCTCTAACATAGAAGGAGCTTTAGATGTTACGGAAACTTTTCGCACGACcagagaaaaatatcacttgTAGCTATTATAGATTTAAGTTGAATGGTAGGACTAGCAAAAGTTCTAAAACgttttttaaacactttaaaattgacagaaaatcttaacaatttttGCTGAAAGTGTTTGTCCACTTATCAAAAAGGCGTCAAAATGGGATCGGGGCCATTCTTAATTGGGTTTTCATTTGCATTGTACCTagacaaaagaataaaaatcagCTCAGAACACGGTTATACAGACAGATGCATTGCAAGTTTTTAGGATGATTTTCATAACGGTAATAGTCGACCTAGACTTTTATAGTAATGATTGCAATATATTTACCAACCTGTGCAGTCCGGCAAGAAGCTCGTTGGAGCCCACGTCCCCTTTGCTCCGCAAACCCACATACTTGATAGAAGCTGCTGTGCAAAATCAGACTTATTGTTGCAAAATGGTGAACAAAACGAACCAAACATCCAGTCATCGCAGGCTTTGGCACCATTCAAAGGAGTATTTAGTTTTGGGCACTCTGTCGCTATCGAAGGCAAGAACATACGAAAAGGAAACATGACATTAAAATGAGTATTTTCCTCAAGAATGACTTATAAAAGGGTTGCGTTGCTTAACGAAAAGTGACGAGGCAAATGAGAACGATGATAAAATTAATGATGATTATAATGGTGACAATGATTATGATAAAATGTGGAGACAAACAATTTGATAAATCATAACCCAAAATATTGTAAGTTTAGAATGAAAATGAGAGCAAGAAAGGGCTAAAAATATAAGGTGGCTCATAGATGACGATGTTTTGTAACCTTCgacttttgaaaattaattgttGTGACTACTTACGTTTTACTATTAGTTTAAATTGACAGACAGCTGGGTCGTTGTTTGGATTGTTGTCATAGGCAGTACACTGCACATTCCAGGTTCCCCAATAAAACTCATCTCCACTCTCTCGATTGCAATTAATCACTAATGGACTGTTGCTATTATCGTCAAATTGTGGTTCATTCCAAGTCACCACCGTTCTCATCTGTGTTGCAGTTATGTGTTGATCAGGAGGGCAATAAACAACAAAAGGACCTTCATTATCTGGCAAAAACATAAAAGTAGTGCGGTGCTTTCAACAAATGGGTGTTATCCTATTTTATATGGCTCGACAAGAGTAACACTTTACGCGTTGATATGCGAAATTCAAAGAGATTATCTGAAATACGAGTATCTTTCACCTTTTAAGTTCAGTCTATTGTCTCAAAATAGCAATTGAAACCCTTGTTTATCATCGCCATCCTTTTCCGacgatttctttttttcggtttttcttgtctcttcaatttttcttttacaagaaaatgtgccTCGGTTAAAAAGGTTAATATCTAGATTTCCTATATTTTGATTAACCTTTATTTGTCGTGAAAACAAACCAACTGTCGTGTTACAGCTTCAGGCGTCAAACTCGGATTGGGTAAGTGTTGTTTTTCGGGTGCAAATAAATCTTGTCAACAAAGTAGTAACCCTACATTTGCGCAATTAAAACGATTGGATCTTGTTCCTAAATGACCATGTAAAGGGGAGAGTAGTTCAAACAAATTTCCTTCCCGAGAAAAAGTTTAACATTAATTGACGATAAATATGTCCCTATTGGTTAGAGATAAGTTCATTTCTTCTACCCAGTAAGaacaatataaatttttatAGGTGTACAATCGAATTCAATGTTCAATAATATTTACTGTTACAGGGACTTTTAATCATGCCATTTCTTGCTTCACTTTAATAAATACTTTGGTCGGTTTACCTTCCAGTATAACTTTGAAGGAACAGTCGTCCGTGTTTCCATTAGCGTCTGTGGCTGTATAGGAAACAAGCGTTGTTTCATTGAACGCATGGGGTGGGCTAATTCCAGATGGTATAACTGTAATATTCAGCCCTACATTGCTGTTGTCCTGTGCAATAGGTTTCGTCCAGTTAACTAATGCTGTGGAATTTCCGTCAATATTTGCACGAATATCTGATGGACATCGAATGAATTCAGGAGGAGATACGTCtgcgaaaatatatttgataATGTAAGTTTTCATTCTAATTGATAACAAATGTGGGATTCTGCTACTTAAACTATTGCTGATTTAAGCTGGAGTGCTTACGCTAGTTTCAGAATTCAGaacaataatttgttttactttggttttaggATAAGTAGAGTAATAAGTAGAGTAAAAATAAAGCGAATTGAGTACAAATGTCACACGATATTTAGACCGTTGGATAaattttttggaaagaaaaacctGTTTAAGCGGTTGGCTGCGCGTACTACGTTCTCTATCTGCTTCGCATAAAATACAGCTCTTTGTTTATATCTTGTTTCGCTTTGCAGGCTCGACAAAGTACTACACAACTCGTAAGAATGATGCACCTCAAGGTCATGACGAGCGGACCGTGCGTCTTGAACGAGAGCCAACTATTTTCCCGTCCAGCCCGACCTAACTCAATATAAgtatttaattataattatagcGCTGACTAAGTTTCGAAAAATtcgaaaagtttgttttaacttaaataagACGCGAAAGAAAAAACGTCCCAAATGATTCTGAGGGAAaagcgtttctttttttttcgattaaGAACAAGAACCTCGCAATTTCATCGCtgtcactatttttttttttgttttgttttgttttgcaacaaCAGCGAATAGcctttcttttctatttcttcaACAAAGCCGGTCATGTGCGCTAGGGCTAGAATGCTTTTTCCTGGATCGGTTCATGTACAACTGTCCGGCTCTTCACACATTAGCTTTCACCATGGTTTTCTATGGGACTGCGCAAGCGGGGCCGGACGGGTCATATAACAGGCATTTAAAACAGTGACCTAATGTATGCCAAACCGACTGCCGTAggccattttttccttttgctccAAACACAAGAAATGATAATCACCGGTTCAATTTGAGGCAGTATAAGGTCTGAAAAATTGTACTCAAATGACAGAAAAGAAGTTACCAGAGCACTCTAGGAGAGATTCGGTTCTGTTCCACTGTCCATCATTTCCACAATGCATCTCGGTCATACCTCCATTGTCTTGGTAACCGGGCTTGCATTCAAACTTACACAACGTTCCACTGACCGGATAAGACTTGCACATGTGAGGATAAATGACGCCATGTTGTGGGTCACTCAGCGAATTACACGACCGCACTGAAATGATAAATCGAGATATGGGTAAACTTCACATAATGTGTCAAAGTTGGGACGAAGACGCGAACACATATGATATCGTTATTATCAATGCTAATGCGATGGCATCAAGCACGAATTTCTCCTGACTCCATTCCCAAAATAATAATTTCGAAACGCTGCTTCAAATCAGCGTCATGGTAAATCCAGGAATTTCCTTCTCTGCAACTCAGGGCAGACTACGGATACGGGTCACCCATTCAGCCATTAGATGTAAAACTGCTTGAATAAAGGGAATCCTGGACTCAAAAGTTAATTCTGCGGACCTATTCCTTGATACCTAGTAAACCGTCAGCTTCAGTATGGGAAACCGATATGTTATTACAAGAAGGAAGCATCTAATACTCTTCAATAACTCCTTCATGAAAATGTCCTTTTACCTTTACACACTGGAGTAGTGTTATCCCAGTATCCTGTAAGATGACCCGGTCTATGTAGGCAGGAGATGTTTCCTGACCCATGCAAATTGAATCCATCCATGCAACCTATCCTGCATGTCGATCCGTACGTGTTGCGACATTCCTCAAGGAAGAAACCGTATGATGGTGGGAGGAGATTTCGGCAGAGCAGCACTAAGTAACAGAAATAGATAGAGCCCTTCAGATACGCGCCATACAAGGCAAACTGGTTTTTAAAAGTACGCTAATGAAATATTGTCCACGCAATGCATACAGCCAATTCGAGGGCGTATTAGAAAGATCTGCAAGTCGATTCCCTTGCCCAGCCATAATAAGCCATCCGACATTATAAAACAAGATCTAGCAAATGGTTATTAATTCAGATTTTGATGGCAAAATTCTCCGTAGACAAGTCTTTTTTTCCCAGCCAATTAGAATGACAGTTTTAGTTGCAAATCAACCGTTTCATGGCATGcatgtttaaat encodes:
- the LOC131798314 gene encoding uncharacterized protein; translated protein: MDLKPGGKYTIILLWLTFGFKQYSVDACGPAVIPVIVVGAILLSDNCGPGPEPRDGGWSSLEPSSWDDTPCCNGLLTRRRNCDNPSPAHGGADCQGSSTKTRDCDECIRGLDGCQHYCHNHDHTVSPLTFVCSCERGFRLSAEDSKSCERKGCERLTGPDNGKITPSKCKSNPLHDDICLRTCDRGYEPIGSGLISCDDGKWSDIAGFQCKVRECQPLSELDNGQITPPICNTKPLHGQTCDYECASGYKVNGHNSNECDNGHWKYAQSNCEDIEIPSFGETCPSETKNYIAEEGRITVTLDLELIKPMATDNSGEVISSSYPQLTSPHTFSEGITTVIYVAEDPTGNKAYCNFKISVQALRCSVLPAPENGKFENGTCGNVYGSSCRFACNKGYRLTGSVERKCDKKSGTNEVYWKGNETSCEIVRCPSLMPSPNTTKSGLGCNDSTPGYNTNCFFHCNRGFEAEKGSKRVTCKETGLWDGDPLQCNAITCESLKIGSVEGLEVTPRSCINSNRTIPYGTLCVFECRDGYQLKGPVVKSCTQSKILEPSEGNPSCEDVSAPVFINCSNTIEVYADKGKTSAIVDWPRPTATDNSGFEPNVILPDKQPGAEFSSGVHVIIYKAEDKKGNLAECRFKVIVSVIRCLPPLHNPPGGRVSCNPRDNRYGSNCSYVCHLGYNRVGSSHRVCEKNASTSVGFWTGFDTKCELGRCLPPPFPEHSRRHGCGGGPLNNYYGDKCSFYCTPGYRRVNGSTERICQANGTWSGEEIKCEVVRCSSLKPPKDGNLTPSDCEKSPVYYTSCKLTCPKGYILRGYPMTTCTGNGMWSKNISAAYCEDVESPSFGLTCPKDVKKYADKAKNYTKITWPLVEAIDNSGIIPVVMISGKRSIYYEGRHEIVYNATDNTGNYKICKFYVTVEVLLCRNLLPPSYGFFLEECRNTYGSTCRIGCMDGFNLHGSGNISCLHRPGHLTGYWDNTTPVCKVRSCNSLSDPQHGVIYPHMCKSYPVSGTLCKFECKPGYQDNGGMTEMHCGNDGQWNRTESLLECSDVSPPEFIRCPSDIRANIDGNSTALVNWTKPIAQDNSNVGLNITVIPSGISPPHAFNETTLVSYTATDANGNTDDCSFKVILEDNEGPFVVYCPPDQHITATQMRTVVTWNEPQFDDNSNSPLVINCNRESGDEFYWGTWNVQCTAYDNNPNNDPAVCQFKLIVKPTECPKLNTPLNGAKACDDWMFGSFCSPFCNNKSDFAQQLLSSMWVCGAKGTWAPTSFLPDCTEVYRTGETRMGGSLHYFYGDCSSPEAQQQIKENFIRLLNESYFSTVCQDEALREKCKAENVVVTCGNVTRRRRSADEDVPRIRHRRSIPLTEITFEIVVGLDKIKTEDTKESKIKVGEEGLKIAKKIGEEMKRAVDNGSLTLTINGTVLLPDKQSLEIMEPKPLCSKGQTLKGTYCLNCTAGTFLNRDTGKCDDCPIGTYQGLNAQETCFTCPPNTSTIEIRSFNISSCLGFCKSGSYSPTGLEPCIACEKGYYQEMVGQKTCSKCGDNETTSSAGSNNSSQCGIPCPAGSFSPTGLHPCTLCDRRSFQPRSERRTCTLCPGTTIALKHGSMKEQDCIEIDECKSNPCNHNSTCIDLIGNFKCSCQPGYTGKQCEINIDECQNQPCANNGTCHDLVNNHTCSCKYGFEGFNCENDIDECVLSPCSNNASCINFPGGFNCECEPGYMGTLCNIDIDECFISPCKNGGTCRDEINNYHCICRMGYEGKDCDENIDDCASSPCQNGGKCLDGIASYQCVCPPGLNGTKCEHNIDDCLSANCQNNATCLDQVNKFYCICQNGFTGNACEHEIDECNSDPCKNQAKCVDKLDGYFCDCRDGFDGVNCENNIDDCALNPCLNNGSCYDGVNNFSCICSQGFTGKTCDVDIDFCVTMPCYNNGSCLDDITSFICICEDGFEGQQCEINVDECKTASCLNNSTCIDGINDYKCACPEGFVGIQCEINVDDCRENPCLNDGTCKDLINYYQCKCKRGYSGKNCSVNIDECASSPCQNNATCIDKVGNYSCVCIDGFSGPLCDVNVDDCSVNFCGNGSTCRDGLNSYSCDCAPGFFGEYCDVEIDECASFPCYHGGKCNDQIAGFVCVCSAGFSGAQCEENIDDCASSPCKNNGTCLDRVENYSCQCPLGFNGSNCENRIDHCKKANCTQNGYCVNSLTGFLCNCSSGYYGRYCELEIDECLTKPCFNNATCHDAINNFTCSCTDGYTGRLCEKNIDDCVNNFCLNNATCMDLTLGYWCLCADGYNGTFCETEIDECESNPCINNGTCVNLTPGYRCQCPDQFNGENCENLLDLCLSSPCQHGGTCKNDKVAGSVNCSCAVGFTGAHCEVDIDECASNPCMPNAYCMDEVNGYSCECYPSYSGDHCDIFLGSNFDLVFRRKSADDMVLLSDGSDTPSMRHFTIAMFVQVSKQYKSGTLFTYSVPGRSKEIIVISFTEYNVDFLIKDIAVKTNFTLADDQWHFFGVIWNGLAGNVSMFIDGLEMTRETGIYTNQTIRGGGWIALGQRYLADDNSPPASTAFYGTMHQVNVWNAPSTAFHMWNAAHNCTWPIAGSLRAWNSFLLGIKGQVQKRFKTQCKALGMCTTNCSHFHQCESRAGYYSCTCEKGFTGYHCNININDCNPNPCVHGKCVDGVDSFECACEAGYWGSFCENVITIQKECPKLSQPSRGEKECKKFSGKTLCTMSCDEGHSFSAEAITTYACGPETEWKWNGFDNVSTPVCLNKAKPREIEHHFSIRFPGMQCKNIGSHDALRLAIGKEISNTVKAIPGCQTCQLKTLTVPGCDLTASPKRRRSVDLSLKVQFSLMIKKTVDVSSSEDSVDEKSEALLFQMQYVVAAGNFMINLHGRNITADRSSFEHISSSITCGAGYETAGSGEDCVACPVGKFRDDNSLRCNLCEKGSYQDEEGKANCKTCSEGKTTKWAGATSSKECYKEKSISTKKKVEPDDNAYIYYIIASAGVAVILLLIIIAWYRSRQYCCFTKPVSTNHSHSYRPDNKVSALSHYNQAYTGNPSEEKYYKPKSDKEQDPIYDEITDGINTYASLKSAGLQKRDSSHYAGLCYAPNSVSHYQNVPPYSA